A region from the Lytechinus variegatus isolate NC3 chromosome 6, Lvar_3.0, whole genome shotgun sequence genome encodes:
- the LOC121416743 gene encoding uncharacterized protein LOC121416743: MKPWDKDDYAEFEDMHTVVTMVKKDARGRDIKAKQILQGSVGKIFSAKVNGKLPTRILISAPAGRGKTTAVAKMAHDWVHREDGSGLEDLPLLFVVKFRNTSHTTSIGEAIISQLLSDVKDLTPEGLEEFIRQHQGICHIILDGLDEYAGISSSSNIMRILRREMFPQCRVIVTTRPHLEDMFSQGDLPRVYTKMEIEGFSLENARDYIDRFFTSVQKPMKADGLKVYLDEQPLIEELVKTPLFCLMVCHLWSEELLNGETTTQTALLDQVNVFLMLHANARTPGLIKTPKQLNQIILKLGEIALTGLLNDAKKLVFSSCDFQRVPSILDMACALGIVSKTVVSTRRLPQLDKAFTTTITIIEFYHKLAQEHAAGKYLANKTNRVLLWLKFSKLDRVLRDIKTSIGEYENLIRFASGTKSNLCIRIMESVLSNSYLSESERYRILLDCSSESGVNDGNVSSLVRRCVTSRCIILKSPTVYTIVGMRNLPLELKQQVGSLRFEQSTMTAAVTDGLWTCLKSFPMLTSLTISDSSIDFPPAPSELPSITELSTERVSSPCYEGLISSLPALLYIDITIDEAEGDISHITAGLRRTGGQKLERIILRDTPSSFLSRKSPFQNETEGGPMLLFVQNCTGINMLTCILQHHDNALHPEKKGPVEVLESFAFLASLAQLKLDLQITKCKLSPEMTTRIWACLRSFTSLNHLTISNSSISFPPSPPDLPSITDLSTERVTSRCYEGLISSLPALMCIGITIDDAEGDIAHITAGLRRTGGQLLTHITLRTPSSLPSEKSRVSRETMRGMGLLIKGHTKNLKQLYLTRVKCTDEDDLVYLIENCRHVKTMKYVE, from the exons ATGAAGCCTTGGGACAAAGACGATTATGCAGAGTTTGAAGATATGCACACcgttgttaccatggtaaaaaAGGATGCTCGTGGAAGAGATATTAAGGCAAAACAAATACTTCAAGGCTCtgttggaaaaatattttcagcaaaagTAAACGGGAAACTTCCAACACGAATCCTTATTTCGGCTCCGGCTGGACGAGGAAAGACAACAGCTGTCGCTAAGATGGCGCACGACTGGGTTCACAGAGAGGATGGCTCAGGATTAGAGGACTTGCCACTTCTGTTCGTAGTCAAGTTTCGAAACACAAGTCACACTACATCGATTGGAGAAGCAATTATATCACAACTCCTGAGTGATGTTAAAGATCTGACGCCAGAGGGCCTGGAGGAGTTCATCAGACAGCATCAGGGAATCTGTCACATTATATTAGATGGGCTCGATGAGTATGCTGGTATCTCTTCCTCAAGCAATATCATGAGAATTCTCCGCAGGGAAATGTTTCCACAATGTCGAGTTATTGTAACAACACGACCTCACCTAGAAGATATGTTTAGTCAAGGGGATCTACCAAGGGTGTACACAAAGATGGAGATCGAAGGATTCTCGCTAGAGAACGCACGCGATTACATTGACAGGTTCTTTACTTCTGTTCAGAAACCTATGAAAGCGGATGGTCTGAAAGTTTACCTCGATGAACAACCCCTTATTGAGGAACTAGTAAAAACTCCGCTATTTTGCCTCATGGTCTGTCACTTGTGGTCTGAAGAACTACTTAACGGTGAGACTACAACTCAAACAGCATTACTCGATCAAGTTAACGTATTCTTAATGCTTCACGCAAATGCTCGGACACCTGGTTTGATAAAAACTCCCAAACAACTAAACCAAATTATACTGAAACTGGGAGAAATTGCTCTCACTGGTCTGCTCAATGATGCTAAGAAGTTAGTTTTCTCGTCTTGTGATTTTCAGAGAGTTCCCTCTATTCTTGATATGGCATGCGCCCTAGGAATAGTCTCAAAGACTGTTGTTTCAACCAGACGCCTTCCACAACTTGACAAAGCATTTACGACTACCATAACTATTATTGAGTTTTATCACAAACTTGCTCAAGAACATGCAGCAGGAAAGTATCTTGCTAATAAAACAAACCGTGTTCTTTTGTGGTTGAAGTTCAGTAAGTTAGACCGGGTACTGCGAGATATAAAAACAAGCATTGGAGAATATGAAAATCTTATTCGATTTGCTTCTGGTACGAAGAGCAATCTCTGCATTAGAATAATGGAGAGCGTCCTTTCAAATAGTTATTTATCTGAGAGTGAGCGATATCGTATTCTCCTAGATTGTTCATCAGAGTCTGGGGTCAACGATGGGAATGTGTCATCATTGGTACGAAGGTGTGTGACGTCACGGTGTATAATCTTGAAGTCACCGACAGTGTATACTATCGTTGGGATGCGAAATCTTCCACTTGAGCTGAAACAGCAG GTTGGTAGTCTACGATTCGAGCAGTCTACCATGACAGCCGCTGTGACAGATGGATTATGGACATGTCTTAAATCATTCCCGATGCTAACTTCTCTCACCATCTCAGACTCATCTATCGATTTCCCTCCAGCTCCTTCTGAGCTACCATCCATCACAGAGCTATCAACTGAGAGAGTGTCTTCACCATGCTATGAAGGGTTGATCTCATCGCTCCCTGCTTTGCTATATATCGATATCACCATCGATGAGGCAGAGGGAGACATATCCCATATAACGGCTGGTCTTCGTCGGACTGGAGGACAGAAGCTCGAACGAATAATTCTTCGTGACACTCCGTCATCATTCCTGTCACGGAAGAGTCCTTTCCAGAATGAGACAGAGGGAGGACCGATGCTGCTTTTCGTCCAAAATTGTACGGGCATTAAcatgcttacatgtatattgcaacACCATGACAACGCTCTACATCCGGAAAAGAAAGGTCCTGTTGAAGTCCTCGAGTCGTTTGCATTCTTGGCATCATTGGCTCAACTGAAACTAGA tcttcagataACCAAATGTAAACTGTCTCCAGAGATGACTACGAGAATATGGGCCTGTCTGAGATCCTTTACCTCACTGAACCATCTCACCATCTCAAACTCATCTATCAGTTTCCCTCCATCTCCTCCTGATCTACCATCAATCACAGATCTATCAACTGAGAGAGTGACGTCACGATGCTATGAAGGGTTGATCTCATCACTCCCTGCTTTGATGTGTATCGGTATCACTATCGATGATGCAGAGGGAGACATAGCCCACATCACGGCTGGTCTTCGTCGGACTGGAGGACAACTACTCACACACATTACCCTTCGCACTCCGTCATCACTCCCATCAGAGAAGAGTCGCGTATCTAGAGAGACAATGAGAGGAATGGGTCTGCTCATCAAGGGACATACCAAGAACCTGAAGCAGCTCTATCTGACTCGGGTGAAGTGCACAGACGAGGATGACTTGGTTTATCTCATTGAAAACTGCAGACATGTGAAGACGATGAAATACGTAGAGTAG